The following proteins are encoded in a genomic region of Nicotiana sylvestris chromosome 4, ASM39365v2, whole genome shotgun sequence:
- the LOC104229072 gene encoding uncharacterized protein, whose protein sequence is MADEDVSESFSEWQQIPSPYSTTGKDQLNNRNDVDVTTEDLPINNDPQLFQEPHNSAVSAAETTLSVPDNNQKGEGKLWLKKHLRELTSRIVQIVSKAKNYAASKVGIGIFISTRTRLLAVFLVPLFYLMIHRWRRQKQIDTTKKLVLLIKEKDQKINQLSFQISHMNDSFLARRMVPVLRVG, encoded by the exons atgGCAGATGAGGATGTTTCAGAAAGCTTCAGTGAATGGCAGCAAATCCCATCTCCATATTCTACTACTGGCAAAGATCAGTTAAACAACAGAAATGATGTAGATGTCACCACAGAAGACTTACCAATTAACAATGATCCTCAACTGTTTCAAGAACCACATAACTCAGCAGTTTCTGCTGCAGAAACTACTTTGTCAGTGCCTGATAATAATCAAAAAGGTGAAGGAAAACTATGGTTGAAGAAGCATTTGAGAGAATTAACTTCTCGGATTGTTCAGATTGTTTCCAAGGCCAAAAATTATGCTGCTTCTAAAGTGGGAATTGGAATTTTCATTTCAACTAGAACTAGACTGTTAGCAGTATTTTTGGTTCCCTTGTTTTATTTGATGATACATAGGTGGCGGAGGCAAAAACAGATTGACACTACTAAGAAACTTGTGCTTCTTATCAAAGAAAAAGACCAG AAAATCAACCAGCTCTCTTTCCAAATTAGCCACATGAATGACTCGTTCCTAGCGCGACGAATGGTTCCAGTTCTTCGAGTTGGCTAA